Proteins encoded by one window of Companilactobacillus ginsenosidimutans:
- a CDS encoding exonuclease SbcCD subunit D, whose translation MKLLHTADWHIGRTLNGYSLLNEQKHAFKQILQLAKDEKVDGIVIAGDIYDRSIPGTDAVTTLDSMLREINLTNKIPIYAISGNHDGAKRLNYGREWMEFTNFHLNTLLDEAFTPLETEDTQIFMLPFFDPMDARVYYKEQGMDEDDVKNIHTINDAMELVLADMYKLFAPNKKHLLITHFSVTPSADQEIELTSETSSKVGGLATLTASQFDKFDYVMLGHIHTRFASPSENIRYSGSPIKFNVKEARLKNKGKGVDIVNITPDKITTEFHEIRPQTDLIVLEETWETLLDPTFYKTQPTKSDWFAITVKNFDRSKHINVRAQLQEIYGTVVELDYENLRKDTTAKIADKNISELSPDSIVEQFFQSVTGNDLSKEQKRLVDSIFVDLRKED comes from the coding sequence ATGAAACTTTTACACACAGCCGATTGGCACATTGGGCGTACTTTGAATGGGTACTCCTTACTTAACGAACAAAAACATGCGTTCAAACAAATACTTCAATTAGCAAAAGATGAAAAAGTGGACGGAATTGTGATTGCCGGCGATATCTACGATCGTTCAATTCCAGGCACAGACGCCGTCACTACGCTTGATTCGATGCTTCGTGAAATTAATCTAACAAATAAAATTCCCATTTATGCAATTTCTGGAAATCACGATGGAGCTAAACGTCTAAATTATGGCCGTGAATGGATGGAATTTACAAATTTCCATCTAAACACCTTGCTTGATGAAGCTTTTACACCACTAGAAACAGAAGATACTCAAATATTTATGTTGCCGTTTTTTGACCCCATGGATGCGCGAGTTTACTACAAAGAACAAGGTATGGATGAAGATGATGTTAAAAATATCCACACGATAAATGATGCCATGGAACTAGTATTGGCGGACATGTACAAGTTATTTGCGCCAAATAAAAAACACCTGCTAATCACCCATTTTTCGGTGACTCCAAGTGCTGATCAAGAAATCGAATTGACTAGTGAAACTTCCTCAAAAGTTGGTGGATTGGCTACATTAACCGCATCTCAATTCGACAAATTTGATTACGTAATGCTTGGCCACATTCATACAAGATTCGCCTCACCAAGTGAAAATATTCGTTATTCAGGTAGTCCTATCAAGTTTAACGTCAAGGAAGCTCGTTTAAAAAATAAAGGTAAAGGCGTTGATATTGTTAATATCACTCCGGACAAAATCACTACTGAATTCCACGAAATAAGACCCCAGACTGATTTAATCGTGCTAGAAGAAACGTGGGAAACACTGCTAGATCCCACCTTTTATAAAACACAGCCTACAAAATCAGATTGGTTTGCAATAACTGTTAAGAATTTTGACAGAAGTAAACACATTAATGTCCGTGCACAACTCCAAGAAATTTATGGAACAGTTGTCGAATTGGATTACGAAAATCTTCGTAAGGATACGACTGCCAAGATAGCAGATAAAAACATAAGCGAACTAAGTCCAGATAGTATCGTAGAACAATTTTTCCAGTCGGTTACTGGAAATGACTTATCAAAAGAACAAAAACGCCTAGTTGACAGCATTTTCGTCGACTTAAGAAAAGAGGACTAA
- a CDS encoding AAA family ATPase, whose product MKPVYLEMKYFGPHEDSIIDFRALEEAPIFLIGGDTGAGKSTIFDAMTYALFGSTTGDRDAKELRSQFAPDDEATEVVFYFEQGNQLYEMTRTPEQYLTKKRGSGLGKKVATVKLAIVKEVGGVEVQSVASKPVDVGNEIASILNLTADQFKKIILLPQNDFSEFLKSKTNDKEVILKKIFGTQMFTDFTTELKGKYDEARKQSEGFETRLQFELESNIWTDEEKEQLSAEANSQKVELLNKYVQTRSNSLSDLKKSKVSIDKSVEKADMDYQVAKDLQKKFADLEKYKLEFKTKITDKAEQHKSEQVHLSELQWANPLKDIVRDLATKTSDHQQSLKTQVEQSNAENLSEEAYQKAKVLSDTLSGQSDDIEKKKSQITQLTALIPRVESIEQLRQKLEVAKPKLAVLQKQLDEQSEAAKLISDKITLKNKQLVPTADLQKTRNSLTKEKETFVETLTPLLNLVTNLDSDIRQENVNLGQLKSEQVAKQSALDVAKKNYDKQISRRQGLMIAQLQKELVDGEPCVVCGSTDHSNMVHTVDANETELKAAMEQVDQSQNTFAAAEKSLSTVKGNVVKSEAELKSKTVSLDKAKSDLSVTYKQLTEKSDLNFSDKFSLEQVKHSFDTKISDVDRELTTANNLSNEIKTLETQFKSANDAVNQAKLDVTAKKTEITNTENDLKKQSAEIDMDKSSSELSEEKSRLTTETAEYQKKLESAQSALQQSKLDLSTVQTQLKDTEVQVKKQTSDIKSLQKQLNDSLSADDAKTHDAEVLNGWISEINEDKLSRLHVSISQYSQEYERLNSEIKKLTAELSDKQVPNIDELAKIQKDWNQKKEVIIQQVSFATKTLEDSRNSLKNVQKIMDDQGDFAKKLGEITSLYNIVTGKDGNDRKLKLETYVVQNYLQRVLNYANDHFINLLSNNRYSFELADEGSDKRTDHGLDINVFDNETGDSRSSNTLSGGETFIAALSIALSLSEVVQSSSNGVQIDALFVDEGFGSLDHETLEKAMTALETIGENRMVGVISHIESMKNSIGQQVYIKKLGDGRSTVEMINK is encoded by the coding sequence TTGAAACCAGTCTATTTGGAAATGAAATATTTTGGTCCCCACGAGGACTCTATAATCGATTTTCGTGCACTTGAAGAAGCACCAATTTTCTTAATTGGAGGCGACACTGGTGCCGGTAAATCAACTATTTTCGATGCAATGACCTATGCTCTATTTGGCAGTACAACTGGCGACCGTGATGCAAAAGAGTTACGCAGTCAGTTCGCCCCTGATGATGAAGCAACCGAAGTTGTATTCTACTTCGAACAAGGCAATCAGCTCTATGAAATGACTAGAACTCCTGAACAATACCTTACCAAGAAGCGTGGTTCAGGACTAGGTAAAAAAGTTGCTACGGTAAAGCTTGCAATTGTTAAAGAAGTTGGCGGAGTTGAAGTCCAAAGTGTTGCTTCAAAACCGGTTGATGTTGGAAATGAAATTGCATCCATATTGAATTTAACTGCTGATCAATTTAAGAAGATCATCCTATTACCTCAAAATGATTTTTCAGAATTTTTGAAATCTAAAACGAATGATAAAGAAGTCATTTTGAAGAAAATCTTTGGCACACAAATGTTCACTGACTTCACGACTGAGTTAAAGGGCAAATACGACGAAGCTAGAAAACAAAGTGAAGGATTTGAGACACGACTTCAATTTGAGCTAGAGTCAAACATTTGGACTGATGAAGAAAAAGAACAGTTGTCTGCAGAAGCAAATAGTCAAAAAGTAGAATTATTAAATAAATATGTACAAACACGTTCGAACTCATTATCAGATTTAAAGAAGTCAAAAGTATCTATCGATAAGTCTGTTGAAAAAGCTGATATGGACTATCAAGTGGCAAAAGACTTACAAAAGAAATTTGCTGATTTAGAAAAATACAAGTTAGAATTCAAAACTAAAATTACTGACAAGGCTGAACAACATAAGTCTGAACAAGTACATCTTTCTGAGCTTCAATGGGCTAACCCACTGAAAGATATAGTTAGAGATTTGGCCACAAAAACATCTGACCATCAGCAAAGCTTGAAGACACAGGTAGAACAGTCCAATGCTGAAAATCTTTCTGAAGAAGCATATCAAAAAGCCAAGGTTCTGTCGGACACATTATCTGGACAATCAGATGATATTGAAAAGAAGAAAAGCCAAATTACTCAACTGACTGCATTGATTCCTAGGGTTGAGTCGATTGAACAGCTTCGTCAAAAGTTAGAAGTTGCAAAACCAAAACTTGCTGTACTGCAGAAACAGTTGGATGAACAGTCTGAAGCTGCCAAACTAATTTCAGACAAAATCACTTTGAAAAACAAGCAATTAGTCCCAACCGCAGATTTACAAAAAACACGTAACTCTTTGACCAAGGAAAAAGAAACATTCGTTGAGACGTTGACGCCACTTCTAAATCTTGTTACCAACTTAGATAGTGATATCCGTCAAGAAAACGTTAATCTTGGGCAACTGAAATCTGAACAAGTTGCCAAACAATCTGCGTTGGATGTGGCAAAGAAAAATTACGATAAGCAAATTAGTCGGCGTCAAGGTTTAATGATTGCCCAACTACAAAAAGAGTTAGTGGACGGAGAACCTTGTGTAGTTTGCGGTTCAACTGACCATTCAAACATGGTCCATACTGTTGATGCGAATGAAACTGAATTAAAAGCCGCAATGGAACAAGTTGACCAATCTCAAAATACATTTGCAGCCGCTGAAAAAAGTTTGTCCACTGTAAAAGGCAATGTCGTTAAATCAGAAGCAGAATTAAAATCCAAAACAGTTTCACTTGACAAAGCAAAATCAGATTTATCGGTAACTTATAAACAGTTAACTGAAAAATCCGACTTGAATTTCTCAGATAAATTTTCACTTGAACAAGTTAAACATTCTTTCGATACAAAGATTTCTGACGTTGATAGAGAATTAACCACCGCAAATAATTTGTCGAATGAAATTAAAACTCTTGAGACTCAATTTAAATCTGCAAATGATGCTGTCAATCAAGCTAAACTTGATGTTACTGCTAAAAAAACTGAAATAACTAACACGGAAAATGACTTGAAGAAACAATCTGCAGAAATAGATATGGACAAATCTAGTTCAGAATTATCAGAAGAAAAGTCAAGATTAACTACTGAAACAGCTGAATACCAGAAGAAGTTGGAATCTGCACAGTCCGCTTTGCAACAAAGTAAGCTGGACTTATCTACTGTCCAAACTCAATTGAAGGATACTGAAGTTCAAGTTAAAAAGCAGACTTCAGATATAAAGTCTCTTCAGAAACAGTTGAATGATTCCCTCTCCGCGGACGATGCCAAGACTCATGATGCTGAGGTTCTGAATGGTTGGATATCCGAGATTAATGAGGATAAACTATCTAGACTTCACGTTTCAATTTCTCAATACTCACAAGAATATGAGCGGTTGAACTCAGAAATAAAGAAATTGACTGCTGAGTTATCTGATAAACAAGTACCCAACATTGATGAGCTTGCTAAAATCCAGAAAGATTGGAATCAAAAGAAGGAAGTCATCATCCAACAAGTTTCATTCGCAACAAAGACTTTGGAAGACTCCCGGAACAGTTTGAAGAATGTTCAAAAAATTATGGATGATCAAGGTGACTTTGCTAAAAAACTTGGTGAAATCACTAGCTTATACAATATCGTCACTGGTAAAGACGGAAATGACCGTAAGTTGAAACTAGAAACTTATGTCGTTCAAAATTACCTTCAACGTGTTTTGAATTATGCCAATGATCACTTTATCAATTTGCTTTCAAATAATCGATATTCATTTGAACTTGCGGATGAAGGCTCAGATAAACGCACTGACCACGGTCTGGACATCAACGTTTTTGATAACGAGACTGGCGACTCAAGGTCGTCCAACACACTATCAGGTGGTGAAACGTTCATTGCCGCCTTATCAATAGCATTATCACTTAGTGAAGTCGTTCAATCATCTTCAAATGGTGTTCAAATAGATGCCTTAT